One window of Candidatus Binataceae bacterium genomic DNA carries:
- the pnp gene encoding polyribonucleotide nucleotidyltransferase, producing the protein MYRKLEIEFAGRRLSLETGRLARQAHGAVLAQYGDTVVLATVVSAYQAREKIDFLPLTVDYQEKTFAAGKIPGGFFKREGRPSEKEILTSRLIDRAMRPLFPKGYDKETQIVVTVLSADRDNDPDTLALIAASAALEVSDVPHNGPVAAVRMGRIDGRITVNPKFAEFEESDISLVVAAKPDSIVMLEGGADIVDEEAVLEALFMAHEELRPVFELQEELRRLAGKPKREFKPKVLDPALLAAVKEQMGGDLEAALKISGKQERNNAVYALSDRVVEEMAGRFPDRVKELGEASEKVLRERVRRVIIEQDRRIDDRSSTEIRPLSAEVQVLPRTHGSALFTRGETQALVTATLGTSSDEQRVDALFGERFKKFMLHYNFPPFSTGEVKFLRGPSRRDTGHGALAERALAPILPAEDDFPYTIRIVSEVLESNGSSSMASVCGGSLALFDAGVPVKGAVAGIAMGLVKEGEQVRVLTDILGDEDHLGDMDFKVAGTADGITAIQMDNKVGGVTRDVMRQALLQAREARLFVLSVMEKALEKPRADTSTYAPRIVTLHIKPDKIRDVIGPGGKVIRGLVEETGCKIDIEDDGTVRIASADGDAMERAVAAIQGITAEPEVGRIYHGVVRKIVEFGAFVEIMPGTDGLLHISQLAKERVRRVEDVVHEGDEIMVKVLDVDRSGKIRLSLREAQEELEQKAK; encoded by the coding sequence ATGTATCGAAAGCTAGAGATTGAGTTTGCCGGGCGGCGGTTGTCGCTCGAGACCGGCCGTTTGGCCCGTCAGGCGCACGGCGCCGTCCTCGCGCAGTATGGCGATACGGTCGTGCTCGCAACGGTGGTATCGGCCTATCAGGCGCGGGAGAAGATCGATTTTCTGCCGCTCACGGTGGACTATCAGGAAAAGACCTTCGCCGCCGGCAAGATCCCTGGCGGCTTTTTCAAGCGCGAAGGGCGACCGTCGGAAAAAGAGATTCTGACTTCCCGCCTGATCGATCGGGCGATGCGTCCGCTGTTTCCCAAAGGCTACGACAAGGAGACGCAGATCGTCGTGACGGTGCTCTCGGCCGATCGCGACAATGATCCCGATACGCTCGCGCTGATTGCGGCATCGGCGGCGCTCGAGGTTTCGGACGTTCCGCATAATGGGCCGGTCGCGGCGGTGCGGATGGGCCGGATCGACGGCCGCATAACCGTTAATCCGAAATTTGCCGAATTCGAAGAGAGCGACATCTCGCTGGTGGTCGCGGCCAAGCCCGACTCGATCGTGATGCTCGAGGGCGGCGCAGACATCGTGGACGAGGAAGCGGTCCTGGAAGCATTGTTCATGGCGCACGAAGAGCTGCGTCCGGTCTTCGAGCTGCAGGAGGAGCTGCGGCGGCTGGCCGGCAAGCCAAAGCGCGAATTCAAGCCCAAGGTGCTCGATCCCGCGCTGCTGGCCGCGGTCAAAGAGCAGATGGGCGGCGACCTCGAAGCGGCGCTCAAGATTTCCGGCAAGCAGGAGCGCAATAACGCGGTCTATGCCCTCTCGGATCGTGTCGTCGAGGAGATGGCTGGCCGCTTTCCCGATCGCGTCAAGGAGCTCGGCGAGGCCAGCGAGAAGGTGCTGCGCGAGCGCGTGCGCCGGGTGATTATCGAACAGGATCGGCGCATCGACGACCGCAGTTCGACCGAGATCCGTCCGCTCAGCGCCGAAGTCCAGGTGCTGCCCCGTACGCACGGCTCGGCGCTGTTCACGCGCGGCGAAACGCAGGCGCTGGTAACGGCGACGCTCGGCACTTCGTCCGACGAGCAGCGGGTGGACGCGCTGTTTGGCGAGCGTTTCAAGAAATTCATGCTGCATTACAACTTTCCGCCGTTTTCGACCGGGGAAGTGAAATTCTTGCGCGGTCCTTCGCGCCGCGACACCGGGCACGGCGCCCTGGCGGAGCGCGCGCTGGCGCCGATTCTGCCGGCGGAAGACGATTTTCCTTACACCATCCGCATCGTCTCGGAGGTGCTCGAATCCAACGGCAGCTCCTCGATGGCGAGCGTGTGTGGCGGCAGCCTCGCGCTGTTCGACGCCGGCGTGCCGGTCAAGGGGGCAGTCGCGGGAATCGCGATGGGCCTGGTCAAGGAAGGCGAGCAGGTGCGCGTGCTCACTGACATCCTGGGCGACGAAGACCATCTGGGCGACATGGACTTCAAGGTGGCGGGCACCGCCGACGGCATCACGGCGATCCAGATGGATAACAAGGTCGGCGGCGTGACGCGCGACGTGATGCGGCAGGCGCTGCTTCAGGCGCGCGAGGCGCGACTGTTCGTGCTGAGTGTGATGGAAAAGGCGCTCGAGAAACCGCGCGCCGACACCTCGACCTATGCGCCGCGGATCGTAACCCTGCATATCAAACCCGACAAAATCCGCGACGTCATCGGACCCGGCGGCAAAGTGATCCGCGGACTGGTCGAAGAGACCGGCTGCAAGATCGATATCGAGGACGACGGCACTGTGCGGATCGCGTCGGCCGACGGCGACGCGATGGAACGGGCGGTCGCGGCGATCCAGGGCATCACGGCGGAGCCCGAGGTCGGACGCATCTACCACGGCGTGGTGCGCAAGATCGTCGAGTTCGGCGCTTTCGTCGAAATCATGCCGGGCACCGACGGCCTGCTGCACATCTCACAGCTCGCCAAAGAGCGCGTGCGGCGGGTCGAAGACGTCGTGCACGAGGGCGACGAGATCATGGTCAAGGTGCTCGACGTTGATCGCAGCGGAAAAATCCGGCTCTCGCTACGCGAGGCGCAAGAGGAACTCGAGCAAAAGGCCAAATAG
- the rpsO gene encoding 30S ribosomal protein S15, translating into MPLEAARKRDIIKANARAATDSGSSEVQIAIFSARIEQLTQHLKGHAKDHHSRRGLLRLVGKRRRLLDYLHTQDFDRYKGLIAKLGIRR; encoded by the coding sequence ATGCCTCTCGAGGCCGCCCGTAAACGGGACATCATAAAGGCTAACGCCAGAGCGGCAACCGACAGCGGTTCGTCCGAAGTTCAAATCGCGATTTTTTCCGCGCGAATCGAGCAGCTCACCCAGCATCTCAAGGGTCACGCGAAAGACCATCATTCGCGTCGCGGATTGTTGCGCCTGGTCGGCAAGCGCCGCCGTCTGCTCGACTATCTGCATACGCAGGACTTTGATCGTTACAAAGGACTGATTGCGAAGCTCGGCATCCGGCGTTAG
- a CDS encoding VWA domain-containing protein, translated as MTIGLGGAILIFALMVCARIVGAQQGSFPAPLELPRNQPQSGAGSTLEVPANGLQHGATDQLPPIAPQAPQELSIAPRQLRNQSGYEQVTVTVTKQDGTYQTGLQRDDLQLSIDGQNRPIEFFRRDLNTPVSVGILVDTSGSMRPKIPQARAAITTFIEQLNPQDDIFLVAFSDRDYLLQPFTLNHRLVIDKLQILNPWGETALYDTIIEGLIRVRHGRWDKKALLVVTDGMDNESQADLQDVVAYARRMGVLVYSIGIGEDNGGGGGGLFSAFSGIDEVDGRTLRLLSGETGAKTYVLREVGDGEAMRDACRSISEELREQYTVGFVAPNASSGGYRTIRVDVPKHPEDTVRVRKGVTVAGGTESASAGAIGAP; from the coding sequence ATGACGATCGGCCTTGGCGGCGCGATTTTAATCTTTGCGCTGATGGTCTGCGCGCGGATCGTCGGGGCGCAGCAGGGCAGCTTCCCGGCACCCCTGGAACTGCCACGAAACCAGCCGCAGAGCGGCGCGGGCTCGACCCTCGAAGTCCCGGCTAACGGCCTCCAACATGGCGCGACAGATCAGCTTCCACCGATCGCGCCGCAAGCGCCTCAGGAGCTCTCGATCGCGCCGCGCCAACTGCGCAACCAGTCCGGTTACGAGCAGGTGACGGTCACCGTCACCAAGCAGGACGGCACCTACCAGACCGGTCTGCAGCGCGACGACTTGCAACTCTCGATTGATGGGCAGAATCGGCCGATCGAATTTTTCCGGCGCGATCTGAACACTCCGGTCTCGGTGGGGATTCTAGTCGATACTTCGGGAAGCATGCGGCCGAAAATTCCTCAAGCGCGGGCTGCGATCACGACCTTTATCGAGCAACTCAATCCGCAAGATGACATCTTTCTGGTTGCATTTTCCGATCGTGATTATCTTTTACAGCCTTTTACCCTCAATCACAGACTCGTAATCGACAAGCTGCAAATCCTCAACCCGTGGGGCGAAACCGCGCTCTACGACACAATTATCGAGGGCCTCATCCGGGTCCGTCATGGCCGCTGGGACAAAAAGGCGCTGCTGGTCGTCACCGACGGGATGGATAATGAGAGTCAGGCGGATCTGCAAGACGTCGTCGCCTATGCGCGGCGGATGGGCGTGCTGGTGTATTCCATTGGGATCGGGGAGGACAATGGCGGCGGTGGAGGCGGACTTTTCTCGGCTTTTTCGGGTATCGATGAGGTCGATGGACGCACGCTGAGACTGCTCTCAGGCGAGACCGGGGCCAAGACCTACGTCTTGAGGGAAGTTGGCGACGGCGAAGCGATGCGCGACGCTTGCCGCTCAATCAGCGAGGAGTTGCGCGAGCAATACACAGTTGGATTCGTGGCGCCCAACGCCTCCAGCGGTGGTTATCGCACTATCCGCGTTGACGTTCCAAAACATCCGGAAGATACTGTTCGCGTCCGTAAGGGAGTTACAGTAGCTGGCGGTACCGAGTCAGCCTCGGCGGGCGCGATCGGCGCGCCTTGA
- the hflX gene encoding GTPase HflX, translating into MVGVETGARDGITTEESLAELGALAESAGAEVAGSVQQKLKAIDPRTFIGRGKAAEVRELANQQGAVLAIFDDALSPAQARNLENELKLRVIDRSQLILDIFAQRARTLEGKLQVEIAQLSYLAPRLTRQWGHLSRQTGGSGAGGRIGTRGPGETQLEVDRRRVRERLTRLKARLGEVERTRSIQRRRRTDVPYATVALVGYTSSGKSTLMNALTGAGVEVADRPFSTLDPTIRRLKLPGNIQVMIADTVGFIHRLPHMLIEAFKATLEEVRSADLLLHVADASSPLLDERMRVVDQVLEEIGAGATPRLVVLNKIDLIEGPPRAHYGEECVGISALRRKGLDNLLEAIARTLAPLREEIAVTLPSARGDLVAMARRDGEVFAAEYSDGVVAMRARVSPAVAGRLRKAALLTRARSRWSVRE; encoded by the coding sequence CTGGTCGGCGTCGAAACCGGCGCGCGCGACGGCATCACCACTGAGGAGTCGCTCGCCGAACTCGGCGCGTTGGCGGAAAGCGCCGGTGCCGAAGTCGCGGGCAGCGTTCAGCAAAAGCTCAAGGCGATCGATCCGCGCACCTTTATCGGCCGCGGCAAAGCCGCCGAGGTTCGCGAACTCGCGAATCAGCAAGGGGCCGTGCTCGCGATCTTCGACGACGCGCTCAGCCCGGCGCAGGCCCGCAACCTCGAAAATGAACTCAAGCTCCGCGTGATCGATCGTTCGCAGCTCATTCTAGACATCTTCGCGCAACGCGCGCGCACCCTTGAAGGCAAGCTGCAGGTTGAAATCGCGCAACTCAGCTATCTGGCTCCGCGCCTGACGCGCCAATGGGGCCATCTGTCGCGACAGACCGGCGGCAGCGGCGCCGGCGGAAGGATCGGTACGCGCGGCCCCGGCGAGACCCAGCTCGAAGTTGATCGACGGCGCGTGCGCGAGCGGTTGACCCGCCTTAAAGCCCGCCTTGGCGAGGTCGAGCGCACCCGCTCGATCCAGCGCCGCCGCCGCACCGACGTTCCTTACGCCACCGTCGCGCTCGTCGGCTACACCAGTTCGGGCAAATCCACCCTGATGAACGCGCTGACCGGCGCCGGCGTCGAAGTCGCCGATCGACCCTTCTCGACGCTCGACCCGACTATCCGCCGGCTCAAGCTGCCCGGCAACATCCAGGTGATGATTGCCGATACCGTCGGCTTCATTCATCGGCTGCCCCACATGCTGATCGAAGCCTTCAAGGCGACGCTTGAAGAGGTCCGCTCCGCCGATCTCCTGCTCCACGTCGCCGACGCCTCGTCGCCACTGCTCGACGAGAGGATGCGCGTGGTCGATCAGGTGCTAGAGGAGATCGGCGCAGGTGCGACGCCGCGGCTCGTGGTGCTCAACAAGATCGATCTCATCGAAGGCCCGCCGCGGGCGCACTATGGTGAAGAATGCGTGGGCATCTCTGCCCTGCGGCGCAAGGGTTTGGACAACCTGCTCGAAGCGATCGCGCGAACACTGGCGCCGCTGCGCGAAGAGATCGCCGTGACCTTGCCCTCGGCGCGCGGCGACCTCGTTGCGATGGCGCGGCGGGACGGCGAGGTCTTCGCCGCTGAGTACAGCGACGGCGTCGTCGCGATGCGCGCGCGGGTCAGTCCGGCCGTTGCCGGCCGCCTGCGCAAGGCCGCCCTCTTGACCCGCGCGCGGTCCAGATGGAGCGTGCGTGAGTAG
- a CDS encoding CDP-alcohol phosphatidyltransferase family protein: protein MASSPKSSAPPSLVAHYPQLSFGQLLNVPNALTLCRLFLIPVFLGMLSKGRFTTALYVFGAAAVTDALDGTVARWFDCRTEIGAILDPFADKLLLLSAFVALTTDNVMPGWLLGVVVIRDVVIVFGYLMISFYADERVPVRPSYLGKTATVFQLACVIGALSHLGASEPRLWRTLLHLTVVVTAASGVHYAYRGLAWLSSREPEMFA from the coding sequence ATGGCCTCTTCACCGAAATCGTCCGCGCCTCCGTCCCTGGTCGCGCATTATCCGCAGCTCAGCTTCGGCCAGCTCCTCAACGTCCCCAACGCGCTGACGCTCTGCCGGCTCTTCCTGATCCCGGTCTTCCTCGGGATGCTCAGTAAAGGCCGCTTCACCACGGCGCTCTACGTCTTCGGCGCCGCCGCCGTGACCGACGCGCTCGACGGCACGGTCGCACGATGGTTCGATTGCCGCACCGAAATCGGCGCGATTCTCGATCCTTTCGCCGACAAGCTGCTGCTGCTCAGCGCCTTTGTCGCGCTGACCACCGACAATGTGATGCCGGGCTGGCTGCTCGGCGTGGTTGTTATCCGCGACGTCGTCATCGTCTTCGGTTACCTGATGATTTCCTTTTATGCCGACGAGCGCGTGCCGGTGCGTCCGAGCTACCTGGGCAAGACCGCAACGGTCTTTCAGCTCGCCTGCGTGATCGGCGCGCTGTCGCATCTCGGCGCGAGCGAGCCTCGGCTATGGCGCACGCTGCTCCATCTGACGGTGGTAGTCACCGCGGCCTCGGGCGTGCACTACGCCTATCGCGGGCTCGCTTGGCTGAGCTCCCGCGAACCCGAGATGTTCGCGTAG